The window GCAGCATGTTTACTGTTGAGGACATGATAGACCATGTCCTTATGCAGGGCCGGAGAGAGGTAAACCCGAATGCCAAATGCGTTCGCCGCATTCAGGCCGACTTGAGCATGGTGAACCACTGCATCAATTCTCGAATCCTCAAGAGAACGAAAGAGCTGTTCGAGCTTGTTGGCTTCGTAGGCGTCAATTCCATTCGCTTTACACAGCGTCACCGGCAGCTGTGCTCCTCGTACAACCCCCACCCTGAGGTCAGTGAGATCCTCCCATGAGTTCACTTTGATATCCTGATTGGCTGTGAACGCTACGAGGGTTTCCGTGGCTACAGGAGTCTTGACGGGAATCAGTTCACTATACGGCTGATATGATGCCTTTGTTCGTCCGGCACACGCGTCTATGCGTCCGCTGTTCGCTTCTTCGAGGTCCCGCAGGCGGGGCATGTAGGCAAATTGGGGTTGTATGCCGATTCTGCCATACACTTCGATAAAAAATGCTTCTATTTCGGGAGACCTGCATCCCTGCTGCTCCAGACAGGGGAGGCTGATAGTATACTCTGCCTGTTGCGCCCATGCTGCTGATGAACCCAACAACAGGGAGACTATTATGAGGAGTTGCAGACAGTTTCTCATGAAAAGAAACTAGCAACGTTTAACCAAAACACCAACGGTTTTATTGAAATAGACGTGTTGATTGCAGTCTTTTCTTCGAGTATGCATGGCTGGATATTCTGATCGAGGTACACATGATCGCTACAATTTCTTGCGCCGCCCTCATGGGCATTGATGCCTTCAAAATCCAACTCGAAGTCGATTTTTCCCGCTCCGGCATGCCTGCCTTCACCATGGTCGGGTTGGCCGAAGGTGCGGTCCGCGAATCCAAGGAACGCGTCTTTTCCGCCCTCAAGAACTGTGGGTTCAAGGTACCGCCTGCGCGTATCACCGTGAACCTTGCTCCAGCTGACGTGCGCAAGGCGGGCAGCGCCTATGACCTGCCGTTGGCGCTCGGCATTCTGTGCGCCATGGACGTGCTCAAGCCGGAACAGGTGGATGGCTGGTACATGGCGGGCGAGCTGTCCCTGACAGGCGAACTCAAGCCTGTTCCCGGCGTGTTGCCGCTGGCCATGGCTGCCCGCTCCGGCGGCGGCAAGGGCATCATCGTGCCCGAGGCCAATGGTCGCGAAGGCGCTGTGGTCAAGGATATCCCGGTCATCGGCGGTCGCGATCTGGGTCAGGTGGTGCGCATGCTGCTGGGCGAGGAAGTGGTGGACGCCGCCAGCGTGGACATCGACACCCTGTGGAGCGAGCGGCAGGATTTTCTGATGGACTTCGCCGAGGTGAAGGGACAGGAACACGCCAAGCGCGCCATCGAGATCGCAGCGGCAGGAAACCATAATCTCCTGTTTATCGGCCCTCCCGGTTCAGGCAAGACCATGCTGGCCAAGCGCATCCCCACCATTCTGCCGCCCCTCCAGTTCGATGAGGCGTTGGAGGTCACCAAGATTTACTCTGTGGCCGGATTGTTGCCACGCGATCAGGCCCTGATGGTGTCGAGACCCTTCAGAACCCCGCACCACACCATTTCTGACGTGGGCCTCATCGGTGGCGGACGCTACCCGCAACCCGGTGAGACCTCCCTGGCTCACCGCGGAGTGTTGTTCCTCGACGAGATGCCCGAATTCCAGAAGTCAGTGCTGGAAGTCCTGCGCCAACCACTTGAGGACGGCGAGGTCTCCATCTCCCGCTCTCTTGTCTCCTTGAAGTATCCGGCAGACGTGATGCTGGTGGCTGCCATGAATCCCTGTCCGTGCGGCTACCTGACCGACGACGCCCATCCGTGCGAGTGCTCGCCGCTGGCCGTACAGCGCTATCGTGGCAAGATTTCCGGCCCCCTGCTGGACCGCATCGATTTACAGGTGGATGTGCCTGCCGTGCCGTATGAGGACCTGAAAAAGGCCAAGAGCGACGTGGATTCCGCGTCCATGCGCGAGCGCATCGGCGCAGCACGGGCCGTACAGAAGGAGCGCTATGCCGATATGCCCATCCTGACCAACTCGCAGCTGGAAGGCGCGGCGCTGGAACAATACTGCAACGTGGGCGAGGCCGAGCACGAATTTCTCAAACAGGCCGTGGATTCACTGGGCCTGTCAGCCCGTGCCTACACACGAGTCCTCCGCATCGCCCGCACCATCGCGGATCTGGAAGGGAGTGCCGACATCGACGCCGGGCATCTGGCCGAAGCCATCAATTATCGGAGCATGGACAGGCAGGGGAAAAATGCTTCTAACTCTATCTAGAATCAATCAATAAGAAACTATACCAAAGATAGACCCTTAGACAAAACAACGGCGATAGACTAAACGAAAGTCTATCAAACACAGTAACAACACGCGGGCGAAATACATCAAATTGCGCAACAAAGATTATCAACGGATCAAGGCTACGGAGAGATTGGCATGAGTGAAGAGAAGAACAATAACAACTATAGAGATTTTTTCGTCACCACCCATATTAATCGGATGATCAGTTCATTCTTGGCTGAAATGAATGCATACACGGACTCGACCAATTCTTGGACGAGTGAACGCAACATGTATATCAAATTTATCCTGAATTCCATGAAGAACGCTCCAGACATGTGGGACCAAAATTGCCAAATCAGCATCGAATCCCGTGGCGACAATTTTCGAAGACGCCTTGAGTCTCAGGGAAAGCCAAGGAACAAAGCAGAGCTAGACCATGTGTACACTGCCTGCCACCGCTTTCTTCTCGAACTAGATCTATCTATCCCTGGCGACCTGTC of the Pseudodesulfovibrio sp. zrk46 genome contains:
- a CDS encoding YifB family Mg chelatase-like AAA ATPase, translating into MIATISCAALMGIDAFKIQLEVDFSRSGMPAFTMVGLAEGAVRESKERVFSALKNCGFKVPPARITVNLAPADVRKAGSAYDLPLALGILCAMDVLKPEQVDGWYMAGELSLTGELKPVPGVLPLAMAARSGGGKGIIVPEANGREGAVVKDIPVIGGRDLGQVVRMLLGEEVVDAASVDIDTLWSERQDFLMDFAEVKGQEHAKRAIEIAAAGNHNLLFIGPPGSGKTMLAKRIPTILPPLQFDEALEVTKIYSVAGLLPRDQALMVSRPFRTPHHTISDVGLIGGGRYPQPGETSLAHRGVLFLDEMPEFQKSVLEVLRQPLEDGEVSISRSLVSLKYPADVMLVAAMNPCPCGYLTDDAHPCECSPLAVQRYRGKISGPLLDRIDLQVDVPAVPYEDLKKAKSDVDSASMRERIGAARAVQKERYADMPILTNSQLEGAALEQYCNVGEAEHEFLKQAVDSLGLSARAYTRVLRIARTIADLEGSADIDAGHLAEAINYRSMDRQGKNASNSI
- a CDS encoding transporter substrate-binding domain-containing protein, whose translation is MRNCLQLLIIVSLLLGSSAAWAQQAEYTISLPCLEQQGCRSPEIEAFFIEVYGRIGIQPQFAYMPRLRDLEEANSGRIDACAGRTKASYQPYSELIPVKTPVATETLVAFTANQDIKVNSWEDLTDLRVGVVRGAQLPVTLCKANGIDAYEANKLEQLFRSLEDSRIDAVVHHAQVGLNAANAFGIRVYLSPALHKDMVYHVLNSKHAALAPKLAMIFSEMLDDGTSARILGKWASVLPDPIE